In Tenrec ecaudatus isolate mTenEca1 chromosome 4, mTenEca1.hap1, whole genome shotgun sequence, a single window of DNA contains:
- the CCR9 gene encoding C-C chemokine receptor type 9: MTPTDFASLLPNTSEEYNYGFSGSLDDYSYFGDHFCEKSHVRKFASHFLPPLYWLAFIMGALGNSLVILVYCYCTRVKTMTDMFLLNLTMADLLFLLTLPFWASAAADQWKFSDFMCKVVNSTYKMNFYSCVLLIMCISVDRYIAITQAMKAQMWRHKRLLYSKMVCVTIWVGAVVLCTPEMLYSQVTQKSNVSVCTMVYPSNLSTKVKTSVLTLKVILGFLCPLGVMVFCYTIIIHTLLQAKRSSKHKALRVIVAVLTAFVLSQFPYNCVLLVHTVDAYTTFIASCAVSTSIDICLQVTQTVAFFHSCLNPVLYVFVGERFRRDLMKTLKHLGCVSQAQWVSFTRRQGSVKLSSMLLETTSGPLSL, translated from the exons ATGACACCCACAGATTTTGCA AGTCTCTTGCCTAACACGTCCGAGGAATACAACTACGGCTTCTCAGGGTCCCTCGACGACTACTCGTACTTCGGTGACCACTTCTGCGAGAAGAGCCACGTCCGGAAGTTTGCCAGCCACTTTCTCCCACCCCTGTACTGGCTGGCATTCATCATGGGCGCTTTGGGCAACAGCCTGGTCATCCTGGTCTACTGCTACTGCACACGGGTGAAGACCATGACCGACATGTTCCTTCTGAACTTGACCATGGCcgaccttctcttcctcctcaccCTGCCCTTCTGGGCCTCCGCGGCTGCTGACCAGTGGAAGTTCTCGGACTTCATGTGCAAAGTGGTCAACAGCACGTACAAGATGAACTTCTACAGCTGCGTGCTTCTCATCATGTGCATCAGCGTGGACAGATACATTGCCATTACCCAGGCCATGAAAGCGCAGATGTGGAGGCACAAGAGGCTCCTGTACAGCAAGATGGTTTGCGTCACCATCTGGGTGGGCGCGGTGGTGCTCTGCACCCCAGAAATGCTCTACAGCCAAGTCACACAGAAATCGAACGTCTCCGTCTGCACGATGGTGTACCCGAGTAACCTGAGCACCAAAGTGAAGACGTCGGTCCTGACACTGAAGGTCATCCTGGGGTTCCTCTGCCCCCTGGGGGTCATGGTGTTCTGTTACACCATCATCATTCACACCCTGCTCCAAGCCAAGAGGTCGTCCAAGCACAAGGCCCTGAGGGTCATCGTCGCCGTGCTGACTGCCTTTGTCCTGTCGCAGTTCCCCTACAATTGTGTCCTGCTCGTCCACACGGTGGACGCGTACACCACCTTCATTGCCAGCTGCGCCGTCTCCACCAGCATCGACATCTGCCTGCAGGTCACGCAGACTGTGGCCTTCTTCCACAGCTGCCTGAACCCCGTGCTCTACGTCTTCGTCGGGGAGAGGTTCCGACGGGACCTCATGAAGACCCTGAAGCACCTGGGCTGCGTGAGCCAGGCCCAGTGGGTGTCGTTCACGAGGAGACAGGGCAGCGTGAAGCTGTCATCCATGTTGCTGGAGACCACCTCGGGGCCGCTGTCCCTCTGA